In the genome of Crassaminicella thermophila, the window TTTTTTAGGAAACAAAGAGAGGAGAAATAGACAGTGAAAAATTTTAAAAAATTAATTATATCCTTTGGATTAGCATGTTCTATCTCTTTTGCCAATATACAAGCTTATGCAGATTGGACAAACTCAGTTTATGAGGAAAAAGAAGAAGAATACATAGCAAAAGGTGTGAAGCATGAACATTTGTTAAAATTTACAGATGAGGGTTGGCTAAATATTAATATACTTAGAATAAATTTAGATGAAAATGATGCTTCGTTAGATTTACTTTTTAATGAAAATGGATTAAATCAAAAGGGAAAGTTATCAGAATTTGTAAATCAAAGAGAAAATATTGTAGGTGCTGTAAATGGTGATTTTTTTAGTATGAAAGGTGCTGCTACAATAGGGCCTATGGTGAAGGACGGGAAACTTTTTACAACTACTTTCCATTTATCCGAAAAAGTACCTACTTTTAATTTGTCGAAATATAAAGAGCCATTTATTATTAATTGGACAAATCCAAAGATTACATTAAAAAATGAAAATACTGACTTTTCTTTTGATATTTATACTATTAATAAAGAAACAAATCTTGATAATACAGCAGTGTTATATACACCAGAATGGGGAGAAAAAACACCTCCCTTTAGTCAAGGATTAAAAGGTATAGAAATTATTATAGAGGATGATATAGTAAAGGCGATCGTTCCTGCTTTTGAAGGAAGCTATATTCCAAAAAACGGGTATGTAATACTTGCAACAGGACAAAAGGCTTTTGAAATAGGCTCAAACTTTGTATGTAAAGACAAAGTAAGTTTTTCTTTGCAAACGAATCCAGATTTTAAAGAATTAGCTCTATCTATCGGAGGAGGGGCTTATATTGTAAAAGAAGGGAAGGTACAATCTGATTTTCATATAAACATTAAAGGAAACCATCCAAGAACAGCAATAGGAATATCTAAAGATAAAAAAGAAGTATTTTTTGTAACAATAGATGGAAGAACATCATCATATACAGGGGTAACACAAGAAGAATTAGGAGAGATAATGATCTCACTTGGTGCTTATGATGCTATAAACCTAGATGGTGGTGGTTCAACTGATATGGTATTAAGACCTCTTGGAGAAGAAAAAAGAACTGTAATAAATAATCCTTCAGGAGGAAGTGAAAGAAGGATTATGAACGGTATAGGAATTATAAGTACAGCGTCTAAAACAAGTGAGTTAGGTGGAATCATCCTAGAATCAGAAGAGTCGAATATTCTAATAGATACTATGAAAAAGCTTATATTAAAAGGGTATGATAAAAACTATAATCCAGTAGAAATTGATTATGATCAGGTGAACTGGCATGTTAGTGGAATCTATGGAAAATTTTACAAGGATTCTTTTAAAGCAACTACAGCAGGAGAAGGGATTATAGTTGCTGAGTATGAAGGGAAATACGCTACTTTACCGATTCGTGTGATAGATAATCCTGTAAGATTAGAAGTATCTCCATCAAAAATAAATATAGATAAAAACAAAGGAAAATTTATTAAAGTCAAAGTAGTAGATGAGGATGGGTATGGTGCTTATGTTAGTCTTTCGGATTTAGATATTGAAATACCAGATAATTTAGGAGAAATAGATGATAAAGACTTTTTTGTAGCGAAAGACAAGTCAGGTTCAGGAATTATGAAAATTTCATATAAAAATATTACAAGCTATGTTCCTGTTGTAGTAGGTTCAAGAGAAGTAATTGTAGATGATTTTGAAAATACAAATGGGACATTTTTATCATATCCAGCAGATGTATTTGGTAGCTATAACTTGTCAAGCTTTAGTAAGGCTGGTAATTATTCTGGCGAAATTTCTTATGACTTTACCAAAACAGATGCAACAAGGGCTGCTTATCTAGTATTTGATAATGGTGGAATAAACTTTGACAAAAGACCTAAAAAGTTAGGAATGTGGGTATATGGTAATGGAAGCGGTCATATGTTAAAAGCAAAGTGTGTTTATGATAATGGTGCTTTTCAAAATATTCCTATTACATCTAGTATTGATTGGGAAGGATGGAAATTTGTTGAGGCTTCTATCCCTTCAGGATTAAAAGCTCCTTTCAAATTAGAAAGAATTTATGTAGTAGAAACAAGCCCATTATTAAAAGATGCAGGAAAAATATATATAGATCAGTTGACAGCATTTTATCCAAATACCTTTGATGGAAATATACCAAAAGAACAAAAAATTATAGATTCTAGAAATACAAAAGCTAAATTAGAAGGTCAATCTTCCTTTAGACTTATAGCTTATGGGGAAATTTCTGGTATAGATTCTTCATTAGACAGTAAAATAGCAGATATTTCTAATAAAGATAAAGGATTAAATCTATTTACGCAATCTATAGATCAAACACTTAAGGAAAAGCTTCAGAATCCAACCATTATGGTAGCTGGGGGATATGCTTCTACAAGACATAAAAATAGTTTGTTTATTCAATTAGATAACAGTCAAGGTAGTTTAAGAGAAACAAATTTTGAACAATGGCGTTGGTTTTTAGAAAAAATTGAAAATGTTGATAGTCATAATGTATTCATTTCATTACCAAAGCCTCTTTATTTTAAGGACAAGCTAGAAGAAAAATTATTTAAAGATATATTAAAGAAACTAAAGGAAGAAAAGTCGGTAGATGTTTGGGTTTTAACAGGAGGACATGATAATTATTCT includes:
- a CDS encoding phosphodiester glycosidase family protein; translated protein: MKNFKKLIISFGLACSISFANIQAYADWTNSVYEEKEEEYIAKGVKHEHLLKFTDEGWLNINILRINLDENDASLDLLFNENGLNQKGKLSEFVNQRENIVGAVNGDFFSMKGAATIGPMVKDGKLFTTTFHLSEKVPTFNLSKYKEPFIINWTNPKITLKNENTDFSFDIYTINKETNLDNTAVLYTPEWGEKTPPFSQGLKGIEIIIEDDIVKAIVPAFEGSYIPKNGYVILATGQKAFEIGSNFVCKDKVSFSLQTNPDFKELALSIGGGAYIVKEGKVQSDFHINIKGNHPRTAIGISKDKKEVFFVTIDGRTSSYTGVTQEELGEIMISLGAYDAINLDGGGSTDMVLRPLGEEKRTVINNPSGGSERRIMNGIGIISTASKTSELGGIILESEESNILIDTMKKLILKGYDKNYNPVEIDYDQVNWHVSGIYGKFYKDSFKATTAGEGIIVAEYEGKYATLPIRVIDNPVRLEVSPSKINIDKNKGKFIKVKVVDEDGYGAYVSLSDLDIEIPDNLGEIDDKDFFVAKDKSGSGIMKISYKNITSYVPVVVGSREVIVDDFENTNGTFLSYPADVFGSYNLSSFSKAGNYSGEISYDFTKTDATRAAYLVFDNGGINFDKRPKKLGMWVYGNGSGHMLKAKCVYDNGAFQNIPITSSIDWEGWKFVEASIPSGLKAPFKLERIYVVETSPLLKDAGKIYIDQLTAFYPNTFDGNIPKEQKIIDSRNTKAKLEGQSSFRLIAYGEISGIDSSLDSKIADISNKDKGLNLFTQSIDQTLKEKLQNPTIMVAGGYASTRHKNSLFIQLDNSQGSLRETNFEQWRWFLEKIENVDSHNVFISLPKPLYFKDKLEEKLFKDILKKLKEEKSVDVWVLTGGHDNYSVYPKDGIRYVELKSYKKDMDISEELKYIRFTVNDDKVTYEILPLYEKES